tgtttgtttttatttagatccccattagcttttgCAAAGCAGCAGCTATACTTCCTGGGGTCTGTCATCATATTTCAATGTGACAAatacaatgtagaaatacacagaatgataacagacatgacatacattatatgaatacataacatgaaacaaaaaaaaactgtatgttGAATCATAGTCTTGGATCTTGGTATAAAGTGAAACAACCTCCAACATGCCTTGTTGAATAATTATGTGCCTCTGAACTGAAAGACACATTTCTATAAATAAGAGATGATTTTCTTATTATGACACTCTTAATAAAAACCATCAGTAATgacaaaaatctatttttttcatctaaCCAACCTAAtgatttgtgcattttaataacATCAGTTATTAAAGTAAAGAGCTCCTCTTGCTGCTTTATTCTGGACCAACTGCAACTTCCTTATATTACTCAATGAATTAATAAACCAGACTATAGAGCAGTCGTCTAAATTAGACAAAACCAAAGTCTGTATCACTTGCCTAACAAGCTGATACGTTAAATATTCAGCACATCTTTTGATTATTGATATGGCGTTTCCCATTTTAGTCACAaccttttttatatgttcatcccatgataatttattttaaatgatgacTCCTAGAAGTTTTACTACTTCTAGTTGCTTTATCAccgttttatttattgtgagaTTAAGCTTTGGTTTTGAACTTAAAgatcatttaataaataataataataatacattttatttggaggcgcctttcttggcactcaaggacaccgtacaaaggatagaaaagattcagcaataaaatacaataaaatacacagaattaataacaatacaatacaatattggacagggtaattgtgatcagagggaataagcagttttaaacagatgtgttttgagttgtgatttgaaatgggggagtgagtcaatgttcctgagttggggtggtagtgagttccagaggctgaatgctctgctccccatggtggtgagacgggcggaggggacagacaggtgtattgaggaagaggatctgagggagcgggagggagtgggaacatggaggaggtcagacagatatgggggggcgaggttgtggatagccttgaaagttaccaggaggactttgtattgaatccGTAACTGaaccgggagccagtggagctgttggaggacaggggtgatgtggtggATAGAGGCGGTTCTGGTGATGATGCGggcagctgaattctggacCAGTTGGAGCTTATGGAGTGATTTGTGAGGGAggccaaagaggagagagttgcagtaatcCAGACGGGAAGTGACGAGGCTGTGGGCGAGGATGGCAGCAGTGTGGGGGGTAAGGGAGGGGCGGAGGAGATTGATGTTTCGTAAATGGAAGTAGGCAGACCGGGTAATGTTGTTGATGTGGGATTGAAAGGATAGTGTACTGTccaggatgacacccagactcttaacCTGGGGGGATGGTGAAACAGAGGAGTTGTCGATGTTGAGGGAAAAGCTGTCGGTTTTAGATAGAGTTGATTTTGTGCCAATGAGGAGAACctctgttttattactgtttagttTAAGGAAGTTTGAGGTGAACCAGGTTCTTATTTGTACCAATTATTATACAATTTGTTTTAGACACAAGatcagtttattgttattgatccAGTCCACCACCTGAGTCATCTCACTGGCTAAATTCACATTGAAATCATCAACTGTTGCtgctgataaatattaaattattttgggCAACGTAAGACTGAATCTGTTCATGTACAATTTTCTCCATTATTTTACTTAGAATCGTCACTAGGCTAATGGGTCGACTGTTGGTCTCAGACAACGGTAGTCTATTATTTTTTGGTAGAAGCACTTCTTTGGATATTTTCCATGATTGTGACACTTATTTCCTTGAAGCATTGATTAATAATGTGTGTGACCATAGGTGCAATTAGTGCAGTAATAGGTTTGAGGAGTTTACCATCAAAGTCATCAACTCCTGGAGATTTATCCTCGCATGTCGTCAACATCAGTTCAATTTTAGTAACTCTAACTTGATTGAATTCAAAACTACACTTTTTGCCTTCCATAATCTCAGCTTACGGTCCAATAATATAGACTTATCTCTTCAGTTAATAGCAGACACTACTTTCcaatttatctatttttgtcatgaaGTAGCTGTTTAAATGATTTGCTATGTCTACTGGCTTTGTGAGAAAACCTCCCTCAGTTTCCTCTTAATACATTGTTCAAGGTTTTCCATAAGTGTTTGCTATCATGTTTGATTTCATTGATTTTATATTCAtcatacaatttatttttcttcttgttaGTTTTGGTTACAAAGTTTCTTAGTTTACAATAAACTTGCCAGTCAGATTTAAGACCTGATGAAATTGCTGACAATTTAGCTTGATCCCTTTCCTTCATCCTTTTAGTTCTTCGTCCAACCATGAGGTGTTAACATTTCTAACTGTAAACTTTCTGACTGGTGCATGATGGTTCACCACTGCCATAAGTATTCTATTGAAAGCTAAAAGTGCTTCCTCTGGATCTTGCATTGAGAACACCTCAGACCATTCAGCATTCTTGATATCTTCCTTATATTTGTCTGGATTGAAATGATTGAAAGATCTTTTCTTTAATATCTTAACACCAGGCTTGGGAACTTTTGTTTTCCTTACGATAGCTACAAGGTTATGGTGACTACAACCTATAGGGACAGATATGGAGGCAGAACAAACCTCAGGTACATTTACATATATGTGATCAATACAAGTAGCAGCTCTGGTGCCGTCACCCTTCAAACTTATTCTGGTGGGTTTCTTTACAACCTGCTAGGAACTACAAGCAGCACATGTATCCACAAGTTTCGTTTTCATTGGACAACAAGAGGAACTCCAGTCTACATTCATATCACCCAAAAAGTACACTTCATGATTAGTACTACTCACATGATCTAGTGTGGCGAGTGTAAAGTGAACTAAAGAAATTAAACCTTATAATTTAAACAGCCAAATTAAGGAAAGAAACCGACAACGCCACCCTGGGAATTTCACCCAGGGAATTAATTTGGGAGCAGCACACAGGTAAGGTTTACTCAAAGGCAGGAGACGTGGTTATGAAAATagaaatagttttattatacttttttttcacaataatcttAAAAACAGTCCTTCaaatataaaagcaagaaaagcAAACTGGGGGGGGAGAGCTGGAGCTGACTGGATGGAGAAGGGCTAGTGCAGAGGGGGGAGGAGATCCACCAACAATAAAGAAATCAACTTAAAACACCCGACATACGTGATACACTCTAGTGAAGACCACTCCCAGGACACAGCAAACGACGGAAAAGGGGAGGACACCACCACCCGAGCACGAGCACCGCCACCACCAGTCTCCAGCAACTAAAGAAAAAGGGATAAACAAATTAGTGGGcaaatcaacaaaaacaaacacaaaatcaaatgtTAACAAAATCAGTGACTGCCCATTTTAATCCTAAAATAACATGGTGTACAAAATAATCCTAAAATAAACACTTATAATAAAACACTCATTCCGGGTCTGGATCAAAGTCCGAATCAGTGTTCTGGGGGCACGGTGTGGGCCGTCAACAGCGGGCAGCAGCTCGGCTGCAATACACCAGCTCTATTGAGCGCGGTTGCGCATTTAGCAGCCCAGGAACGAGCTCCAGCAGGGTGATTACAGATGAGTTTTAGTGGAGACAACGTCTTTAGTATGGACAGTCTTTAATAAAGACAGAGCGGCCGCGGAGACAGCCGCGGAGACAACCGCGgagacaaagcagcagcaaccacCAGCTAATTGCACAATCCTAATTAGAAAGAGATACTGTTAGCATTACGGCTTGATATTATAATACTGTAGTTGACCATACTAATACACACATACCTGTTagggacacacacatactctcaaggaggagagagggagagaggacacCGGCCGCTGCTGGCATTCACCTGTGACCACACTAGCGTTAGCCTCAGACAGTATCAATAACACGCCGATAAAGAGGGGAACTCACCAAACAGAAGGCACCGCCGCACATGAGTTGCCCAGAGCAGCATGCAAAACAATCACCCTGCAAACACAAATGCCGTGAGCACGCAGAAAGAACCAAGCGATCAATGAGTCGAAACAGCGGGCAGCCATACCTGTCGGCTAAACAACCGGGGACCCGGAAGTGACGCACCAATGACGCGGATGCAAAAGGAATCGCGAGGAGAGGACGGCGGCTTTTATACGGCCCACCTCATTACCGCCACCAGTGGCACTAAACAGCCAGCACCTCTATGCTGCTACATTCTACCCCGCCTCCTTGGATCGTCGTCCCGACGATCAACAAAGTAAGGCTAACACAACAAGCTAACTCCAGGGTCTAAACAGAGCAGAGACTGAGTTGGACACAGGAGCAGAAGGATTAGCAGCATGAGCATCACCAACGGACCGTGGAAGACGATGTACATTCGAGTGCTGACCAGCAGTTTGACGGGTGGTCCGGCGTGAGCCCATGTTGCTGGAATCAGGGCAAGCGACTGAGGGAAAAGCTGGAGCTGATGCTCCTGAAGTTAAGACCGATGTAGGCTCTTGGGATGTGGTTGGTCTGGTGGAGGGCGTAGCAGAAGTGGCACCAACAGGTTGTTGGTGGTCAAAGACCAACAAATCATACTCAAAGGAAGGCTCCTCCTCTAGGGGTGGTTCTTCCCTTGGTGGAGAGTTATGAGAAGAGGCATGATCAGGTGAGTCCACTCCCACAACAGCCTTCAGCATGGTGCGGTGGACTCGTCTAACCTTTGTCTCATCATCAACTGGCACAATAGTGTACACCGAGCCACCCTCTTTAGGCATCCTCAACACTCGATACTTAACACAGGTCCACCGATCTCGGGTCTTCTGGAGCCCCCTAGCACTTAAATCACGCAAATACACCAACTGCCCTTCCTGCAGTGGCCGATCTCTCACATGCCGATCATGGACCTGCTTCCGCCGatcagcagcatgtttcaaGCGTTCCCTTGCACCTTCAAATGCTACCTGCAAACGGGCTTGGTGCTCTTGAACCCACTCATGGATAGACCCACCCACGGGACTCTCGACTCTACCCAACAAGAAATCGATTGGCAGTCTGGGTTCCTGGCCGAACATCAAGAAAAAGGGGGGCTCCCCTGTTGACTGATGGGGAGTTGTATtgtaacaatacaaaacatgagGCAGACATACATGCCAATCCCTTTTCCGAGACACCGGCAAAGTACGCAGCAAGTTGTGGAGCGTCCGGTTGAAGCGCTCGCATTGACCATTTCCTTCAGGATGGTACGGGGTGGTGCGGGATTTTACAATCCCATATAAGTCACACAACTGCTGAATGAGGAAGCTTTCAAAGTTACGGCCCTGATCAGAATGCAAACGAGCAGGGACACCAAACTTATAAAACCACTCTGACACTAAAACCCTGGCCACAGTGGCGGCACGCTGATCCCGAGTAGGGATAGCCACCGTGTACTTACTAAAAACATCAGTAAGCACCAAGACGTTCTCTACACCATTCTGGGCCGGCTCTAGAGTAGTATAGTCGATGGCAAGGATTTCGTTAGGGCGGGAGGCCAAGAGATGCCCCATAAAGGTGTGCGCTTTTGGGTGGACATCTTTGGCCACTTGACATCGCTCACATGTCTGACACCATCGTGCCACATCAGAGGACATACCAGGCCAGTAGCATCGGGGCCGCAGGAGCGCCAGTGTTCGCTCCACCCCCTGGTGACCATGCTCCTGGTGCACTTGGGTCAGGACCTCACCTATCAATGCATTTGGCAACAACAGCTGAAACATGGCTTCAGCGCCATCAGAACGAAACACCTTTCGGTACAGGACACCATCCCTTTCAAGTAGACGGTCCCACTGCCGCAGCAAAACCAGTGTGGACTGGGAGAGCTGTGCCCGCTCGTCACGACTGGGACGCTGCTTCTTCCCCCAAAAAGCTAACAGTTCCTGTATCACAGGGTCAGTCTGCTGGGAGAGACGAAGTTCAGAAAAAGTATGCTGTGGCCAGGCTACAATGGCAGCTTGAGTGGCCTCTGCCTTTCCCAACCCCAAAGCTTGCTGCAGAGACTTTGGCACTGCAGTACCTGGAAGCATTGCTGTGACGTCCTGGGGACCAGGTGGGTACTGACGAGAAAGAGAATCAGCATTGGTGTTACTCTTTCCTGATCGGTACTTGATCTCAAAGTCAAAAGAGGCTAGCTGGGCTGCCCACCTCTGCTCAGTAGCAGCTAGCTTAGCAGAAGTCAAATGACTGAGGGGGTTGTTATCAGTATACACAACACATTTATTACCCAACAAGTACTCTCGGAATTTCTCTGTCATGGCCCACTTAAGGGCCAAGAACTCGAGTTTCATGGAGCTGTAGTTCACCATGTTTCTCTCGGTGGGTCGCAGGCCCCTGCTCGCATAGGCTATCGGCCTCACCTTGCCTGCCTGAGCCTGAGAAAGGACCGCACCCAAGCCACCATAGCTTGCATCAACTTCCAGAATGAATGGAAGGGAGAAGTCTGCATAGGCTAACACCGGTGCTGTAGTGAACTTGGCTTTCAATGTTTCAAAGCTCTGGTTACACTCATCAGTCCAACACCTGGAGAGCCGCTGATCAGTCCTCTTACTGGTCTTAGTACCACCACACTCTGCCACAGCCCTATGCAGAGGAGCTGCCAGCTTGGCAAATCCTTCCACAAACCGACGATAGTAACTGGCGAAACCAAGAAAAGATCGAAGCTCTGAGGCAGTAGCAGGAATCGGCCAATTAGCAACCACTTCAATCTTGCCCGGATCTGTGGAGACGCCATCGGCCGATATCACGTGGCCCAAGTAGTGTACCTCCTTGCAAAAGAAGGAACACTTACTGAGCTTGGCTTTGAGGCCCTCATGTTGAAGCCGCTCCAGCACCACCCGGAGTCTCTCCACATGTTGTTccacagtggaggaaaacacaacaatatcATCAAGATATAACAATAAAGACTGACATTGCTGGTCACCAAAGATGCGTTGCATTAACCTCTGGAAGGTGCTGGGCGCGTTACAGAGCCCAAAAGGCATTCTGTTCCATTCGAACAAACCAAAAGGTGTACAAAAAGCAGTCTTCGGCCGGTCAGCCTCAGTGACTGGCACCTGATTGTAACCACTGGCCAAGTCCAGGGTAGAGAACCAGCGAGCACCGGACAATGCGTCCAGAGACTCCTCTATACGTGGCAGTGGGAAGGCGTCTTTTCGGGTCTTACTATTGAGCTGCCTATAGTCAACACACATACGCATACTACCATCTTTCTTCCGAACCAACACGATGGGGGACGCGTAGGGGCTGCTACTCTCACATATTACTTGAGATGAGAGCAGCTGGTTAATGTGTTCCTTCACAGCCTCGTACTCGGAGGGTGGAATGCGCCTATAGCGCTGCGTCACTGGAGTATCATCTATCAGAGGAATGTCATGGGAGATAAGATTAGTACAACCCAAATCTGTGTCATTGGTGGAAAAGACTGAAGAGTAATGTTCAAGCAAGGACCTCACCGGACCCTGCTCCTCCACAGACAACGACGACAAATCCACACTCTCCACCTGCTGCGGCACACTAGAGGAAGCTGCCTGGGAGGACACGGTGGCCACACCTGATGGCACCTCAGTGACCCCTGAAGGGAGGCTGACCACATGCACAAAATTCAGTGTGCCCACAGCAGTGCGGGGGTACAAAACAACATTGTTACAGCCAACATTAATGACAGGTATGTAGGCTGTGCCCCTGATGACACGAACTAAAGACGGGGAAGCAAGCAACCCAGCAGGCAAACCAACCTCTAAAGGCTCAAATAGTACTGTAGAACCAGAGTACTGCTCAGAACATGTGGCAGCCACAATTTTCATCACCCCGCCTGGAATCTGCAAACCCCTCTTACCCCTGACCTTCACTTTCCCTGGAGCATCCTGAGAAGCTAGGTCACTAGCGTGATGGCACTGTTGCAGTGCCTGCACGACCGGCTTGGGGGCCTCTGAGATACAGACCTGAGAAAACAAATCTACACCATATTGGCCAAAAAGCTCCTGGTAACACTTACGGATCACGTTCATCCCCAAAACTCCAGGCACTTGAGAGGGCACACCACCAGGTGGGTCCCTCACCACCAAAACACCACATTGAGGCATTAGTTTACCACAAAGCTGTACGTCGAGTTCAAGGTACCCAAGGTAAGGAATAGTCAGACCATTGGCAGCCCTAAGCTCCAACCAATGACACGAACGAAGACGCTCCTGGCCCCAAGGCTCAAGATGCTGGCGGAAGAAACTCTCAGAGATTGTAGACACCATGGAACCGGTGTCTACCAGGCAAGGGACCCTCACACCACCCATGTCTACATCCAAATGGGGGCAAGACGAAACCAATCCCGAAGCATCCAAGTTGCGTAAAGCAGCTTTTGAGCCAGTAGCGGCCCCACCCAAACTGTGGCTCTGCAGTTCGGTGGGCACTAGTTTTCCGACACCGGAGAGCGAGACTGCCGACCAGTATTCAAGTGGGGTCGTGAAGGAAACTGAGAACGAGAAGGAACACGCACCCCATCACACTCACGTGCATAATGCCCAGGCTGATTACAACGTCTGCATATTAAGGGCCCTGATGGTGGTGGATGACGGTACTGGTTGGAGTTCTGTAGCTGAGCAATGCTCCTCATGAGCTGATTGAGCTGCGCTTGCTGATGCTCCAACATCTCCCTCATCTCACTCATCTCAGAAGCCGTGGAGGATGGAACAGCCCCCTGGGGGCCACCATGAACACCATACTGGACACCATACACTGAGGGGACTGATTGGCTGCGACCTCTCGCACCACCAGGCAAACCTTCCCGCTCCCAGCGAATAGCCTCGGCCCTCACATCGAGTAAGGTGCAATCAGGCTGACTACGCACCCGCTGCTTCAACTCACGACACAAGGAACGATTCAAGACGTGCTCGACAAACTGATCTCTCAAAAGGGTCCCGGCATCCGGCATGTCAGTGGGGGCGCACTGCTTCACCCTCTCCATTAGGCCCATTAAAGCAAGGGAGAACTCCTGAAGAGTTTCTCCCTCTTGCTGCCTCCTGGAGAAGAAAGCCTGCTGCAGTGAAACATACGACTCTGAGCACCCGTACAGCTCCTCCAAAATGGCAAATATTTTAACAGGGTTCTCTCTCTCAGCGGCAGAGCGATACTTTATCTCATCCTTGGCCTCTCCCTCTAGGTGGTCGAGCAGGAAAAACGCCTGATCAGACTGGGACAAACGCCGAGCCCTCATACTCgcctgcacctcctccacccACTCACTCAATCCTACGCCTGTCCTTCCCCTAAAGACCGGACACTTCCTATCTCTAGGCACAAAAATTAACCTCTCTGCTACGGAGGGACCAGAAGTGGGGGGGATAACAGGTGGTGCTGAAGAAGTAGATGGCAGAACACTAGGGCCAGCCTGTCCCTGTCGTAACCGCTCATTATCTGCTGTTAACTGTGCAATCAGCCCTCTAAGTTCAAGTATTTCGTCCTCCATGATTACTACAAACTCACACTACCACTAACTATGATGCAAAAGCACCACAAAATTCAAACCTGTAGTAGGCACCAAAACTCAACGTCCACAAAAGGGCCACTGCTGCTTTGTCTCCAATTACTCCAATCTGTATgcacaaacagaaagaaaattaGGCCACACAACAAattaaagacaacaaaagaagaaaaaaaaaacaagaaaaaaaaactaaacagaagTGAACACACGTCTCAGCCGTTAAAAAGAGCAAATCCTGCCGACAACGCCAAGTTTGTGGCGAGTGTAAAGTGAACTAAAGAAATTAAACCTTATAATTTAAACAGCCAAATTAAGGAAAGAAACCGACAACGCCACCCTGGGAATTTCACCCAGGGAATTAATTTGGGAGCAGCACACAGGTAAGGTTTACTCAAAGGCAGGAGACGTGGTTATGAAAATagaaatagttttattatacttttttttcacaataatcttAAAAACAGTCCTTCaaatataaaagcaagaaaagcAAACTGGGGGGGGAGAGCTGGAGCTGACTGGATGGAGAAGGGCTAGTGCAGAGGGGGGAGGAGATCCACCAACAATAAAGAAATCAACTTAAAACACCCGACATACGTGATACACTCTAGTGAAGACCACTCCCAGGACACAGCAAACGACGGAAAAGGGGAGGACACCACCACCCGAGCACGAGCACCGCCACCACCAGTCTCCAGCAACTAAAGAAAAAGGGATAAACAAATTAGTGGGcaaatcaacaaaaacaaacacaaaatcaaatgtTAACAAAATCAGTGACTGCCCATTTTAATCCTAAAATAACATGGTGTACAAAATAATCCTAAAATAAACACTTATAATAAAACACTCATTCCGGGTCTGGATCAAAGTCCGAATCAGTGTTCTGGGGGCACGGTGTGGGCCGTCAACAGCGGGCAGCAGCTCGGCTGCAATACACCAGCTCTATTGAGCGCGGTTGCGCATTTAGCAGCCCAGGAACGAGCTCCAGCAGGGTGATTACAGATGAGTTTTAGTGGAGACAACGTCTTTAGTATGGACAGTCTTTAATAAAGACAGAGCGGCCGCGGAGACAGCCGCGGAGACAACCGCGgagacaaagcagcagcaaccacCAGCTAATTGCACAATCCTAATTAGAAAGAGATACTGTTAGCATTACGGCTTGATATTATAATACTGTAGTTGACCATACTAATACACACATACCTGTTagggacacacacatactctcaaggaggagagagggagagaggacacCGGCCGCTGCTGGCATTCACCTGTGACCACACTAGCGTTAGCCTCAGACAGTATCAATAACACGCCGATAAAGAGGGGAACTCACCAAACAGAAGGCACCGCCGCACATGAGTTGCCCAGAGCAGCATGCAAAACAATCACCCTGCAAACACAAATGCCGTGAGCACGCAGAAAGAACCAAGCGATCAATGAGTCGAAACAGCGGGCAGCCATACCTGTCGGCTAAACAACCGGGGACCCGGAAGTGACGCACCAATGACGCGGATGCAAAAGGAATCGCGAGGAGAGGACGGCGGCTTTTATACGGCCCACCTCATTACCGCCACCAGTGGCACTAAACAGCCAGCACCTCTATGCTGCTACACTAGCATACCACAAATCCTGTCTAAATAGCAGCTATTAGCATTAGGGGCCTGTAACAGCATCCTAGTAATATTGGTTTAAGATGTGTCAGATGAATTTGTAACCAGAGTACTTCAGTATCAGATGTCATCAGGTCATCCCTAACTAGAGCAGGTATATGACTTTGAATATAACAAGCAACCCCTCCACCATATGAATTCCTGTCTTTTCAAAAGATATTATATCCATTTATCATCAATGATGAATCCTCAAATGTACCGTCTAAATGAGTTTCTGACTGATGTGTAAAGTATTTACCAACAGTACATCAGCAACTTCAGTCAAGTTATTCCTGATACTACATATGTTCAGGTGGGCAATTCTAAGCCCTTTCTTAGGCAGCTTATCAAACATTACCAATTAAACCTTCCAATTTAGAAAACCCATTATCATAGCAAAACTACCAACTAAAATTACATGCTGCAGCCgtagcataaacacacactaacatgcacacatataacaagcacacatacacaaacacataaacacacactaacataaacacatataacaagcacacatacacaaacacataaacacacactaacatgcacacatataacaaacacacatacacaaacacataaacacacactaacatgcacacatataacaagcacacata
This genomic interval from Centropristis striata isolate RG_2023a ecotype Rhode Island unplaced genomic scaffold, C.striata_1.0 Scaffold_27, whole genome shotgun sequence contains the following:
- the LOC131967991 gene encoding uncharacterized protein LOC131967991, translating into MEDEILELRGLIAQLTADNERLRQGQAGPSVLPSTSSAPPVIPPTSGPSVAERLIFVPRDRKCPVFRGRTGVGLSEWVEEVQASMRARRLSQSDQAFFLLDHLEGEAKDEIKYRSAAERENPVKIFAILEELYGCSESYVSLQQAFFSRRQQEGETLQEFSLALMGLMERVKQCAPTDMPDAGTLLRDQFVEHVLNRSLCRELKQRVRSQPDCTLLDVRAEAIRWEREGLPGGARGRSQSVPSVYGVQYGVHGGPQGAVPSSTASEMSEMREMLEHQQAQLNQLMRSIAQLQNSNQYRHPPPSGPLICRRCNQPGHYARECDGVRVPSRSQFPSRPHLNTGRQSRSPVSEN